The Halapricum desulfuricans genome includes a region encoding these proteins:
- a CDS encoding ParA family protein: MLAYTVYSEAGGVGKTTLAANLAKADVRAGKDVLMIDLDTQEASLSYLLNVNGDRDDETADSLLRHMIERPRGDFEDLIKSSEGIDIIPAHNILEYASKHLRRREEEAADFGESWNPNKQLLRVLREAGVHEQYDTLIVDPPASADIKLHNAIHATRHLVIPFEPSGKGYESVQGLDQLVGGLEEQLGIEVGVLAVVPNRYKGMNDQERFLEQLQNDGWDVPIKLRERSSMLEGCWAEQCTAYRYIEEHRKRERDHELDTIEKIDKLAAHIRQTKAVEA; encoded by the coding sequence ATGCTGGCCTACACAGTATATTCAGAAGCAGGCGGCGTTGGCAAGACAACGCTGGCCGCAAACCTCGCGAAGGCAGACGTTCGTGCCGGCAAAGACGTCCTTATGATCGATCTCGATACGCAGGAAGCGTCGCTATCGTATCTACTGAACGTCAACGGAGATCGCGACGACGAAACAGCGGATAGCCTCCTCCGGCATATGATCGAACGCCCCCGAGGTGACTTCGAAGACCTAATCAAGTCGAGCGAGGGCATCGACATTATCCCAGCCCACAATATTCTCGAATACGCCTCAAAACACCTCCGGCGCCGTGAGGAAGAAGCCGCTGACTTTGGGGAGTCCTGGAATCCCAACAAGCAGTTGCTCCGTGTGCTGCGAGAAGCTGGCGTCCACGAGCAGTATGATACATTAATCGTTGATCCCCCAGCGAGCGCAGATATCAAACTCCACAACGCAATTCACGCGACACGGCATCTAGTCATTCCATTCGAACCCTCTGGGAAAGGCTACGAATCAGTCCAAGGGCTTGATCAGCTCGTGGGCGGCCTCGAAGAACAACTCGGCATCGAAGTCGGTGTCCTTGCAGTCGTTCCGAACCGCTACAAGGGAATGAACGACCAAGAGCGTTTCCTTGAGCAACTGCAAAACGATGGCTGGGACGTGCCAATCAAATTGCGAGAACGATCATCGATGCTCGAAGGCTGCTGGGCCGAGCAATGTACCGCATATCGCTATATCGAGGAGCACCGTAAGCGAGAGCGTGACCACGAACTCGACACGATCGAGAAGATCGACAAGCTCGCAGCTCACATCCGGCAGACAAAGGCGGTGGAAGCATGA
- a CDS encoding alkaline phosphatase, whose product MTDKPNPIAKAHRKYSSDRRTFLAGLGAAAGGAVLSGPTVSAKKGTPARNVVLVIPDGQSQSQVTAARYLKAYQDDPEAFPVNATPDETQLNVDRFDTMGTMTTMPDDVGETEWGGEYEGDFTGDELDNGFQNITDSAAAGTAMSTGTKTYNGAVGGVLDYDKGFVPVKTVLEKAREAGYATGLVTTTRLTHATPATFATHWPDRDHETEIARQYIEGPLWAEPDEEKVWVDVLLGGGGREFSDDLIDKAEDKYEYVTTQSDLEDVTEGPVLGLFSESHIPYTLDRGEETPSLSYMVEKAIELLRKKGPGKSQGFFLMVEAGRVDHKAHANDPSLPHEELEADEATGVALDYANSKGTQPTLVINAGDHETGGLQMGRDAYNVNMEFINEMEISLETLWPMVEDADNVEEVVTNNTPIESLTSEEISRIEDTKWYPNTQGFPSVVSEHANIGWGSCSHSGRELPIWASGPNAEYLAGANDNTDIYKAMAQALKL is encoded by the coding sequence ATGACCGACAAACCCAATCCGATCGCCAAGGCGCATCGCAAGTACTCTAGTGACCGACGAACATTTTTGGCAGGTCTTGGGGCCGCTGCTGGTGGTGCTGTCCTTAGTGGACCGACCGTCTCTGCGAAAAAAGGGACACCAGCGCGGAACGTCGTGCTCGTCATCCCTGACGGACAATCGCAGTCGCAGGTAACCGCTGCCCGCTATCTGAAAGCGTACCAAGACGACCCCGAGGCGTTCCCGGTGAATGCCACTCCGGACGAAACACAGCTGAACGTCGATCGGTTCGATACGATGGGCACGATGACGACGATGCCCGACGATGTCGGAGAAACAGAGTGGGGGGGCGAATACGAGGGTGATTTCACGGGTGATGAACTGGATAATGGATTCCAGAATATCACTGACTCTGCTGCCGCCGGAACGGCTATGTCTACCGGGACAAAGACGTATAACGGAGCTGTCGGTGGTGTCCTTGATTACGATAAAGGATTCGTTCCAGTAAAGACGGTGCTAGAGAAGGCCCGCGAAGCCGGGTATGCGACGGGACTCGTCACGACGACGCGACTTACCCATGCCACTCCCGCGACCTTCGCTACGCACTGGCCCGACCGGGATCACGAGACAGAGATTGCCCGACAATATATCGAAGGTCCACTGTGGGCGGAACCAGACGAGGAAAAGGTGTGGGTCGACGTCCTACTCGGCGGCGGTGGCCGGGAGTTCAGCGACGACTTGATCGACAAAGCCGAGGACAAATACGAGTACGTCACAACGCAATCCGATCTCGAAGATGTGACGGAAGGGCCCGTCCTCGGTCTATTCTCGGAGAGTCACATCCCGTATACACTGGATCGAGGGGAGGAAACCCCGAGTCTATCCTACATGGTGGAGAAAGCGATCGAACTCCTCCGGAAGAAGGGTCCTGGCAAGAGCCAAGGCTTCTTCCTGATGGTCGAGGCCGGACGTGTCGACCACAAAGCCCACGCCAACGATCCCAGCCTCCCGCACGAGGAACTCGAAGCCGACGAAGCGACCGGAGTCGCCCTTGACTACGCTAACAGCAAGGGTACTCAACCGACGCTGGTTATCAACGCGGGCGACCACGAAACGGGTGGCCTCCAGATGGGGCGCGACGCTTACAACGTCAACATGGAGTTCATCAACGAGATGGAGATCAGTCTCGAAACGCTCTGGCCCATGGTTGAGGACGCAGACAACGTTGAAGAAGTAGTCACTAATAACACTCCCATCGAGTCGCTCACTTCCGAGGAAATTAGCCGAATTGAAGACACGAAGTGGTATCCGAACACCCAAGGGTTCCCGTCGGTTGTCAGTGAGCATGCGAACATCGGCTGGGGGTCCTGCTCACACAGCGGTCGTGAACTCCCGATCTGGGCCTCCGGCCCGAATGCCGAGTATCTCGCCGGCGCGAACGATAACACGGACATCTACAAAGCGATGGCTCAGGCGTTGAAGCTCTAG
- a CDS encoding sulfatase-like hydrolase/transferase — MDTDGTPPNVVVVLTDQQRWDTLGAYENPMGLTPTLDDLAREGTLVEQAISPQPLCGPFRAALQTGKYATETGVWQSAIPLEEGEQTLAHRFSAAGYDVGYVGNWHLASTFDDPVPPAQRGGYEDFWIAADVPEFTTQPYQGRLFDADGDPVTFDDYRVDAFTDFAIEGIETLSEPFFLVIGYVEPHDQNDRWTFVAPDEYADRHAKRPYVPDDLVDRPGEWHQELPDYYGIVERIDEQVAELLDALSDHDIRDRTLLAYTSDHGCHFRTRPGEHKRTPHESGVRVPFILAGPGFDNGRNIQSVRSMLDLPPTVLDAAGIDIPDSMRGESLLPVVRGDVPDDDGEAFIQVSESQVGRALRTDRWKYAVAAPTMTGWRGGNADQSSEIYVERYLYDLWTDPGETINLAGRPEYRDVANDLRERLLDYIADVEGEKPSIKQFDRGFP; from the coding sequence ATGGACACCGACGGAACGCCGCCGAACGTCGTGGTGGTCCTGACGGACCAGCAGCGGTGGGATACGCTTGGGGCTTACGAGAATCCGATGGGGCTGACGCCGACGCTTGATGACCTCGCACGTGAGGGCACTCTCGTTGAGCAGGCAATCTCCCCACAACCACTGTGTGGCCCCTTCCGAGCGGCCCTACAGACGGGCAAGTACGCCACGGAAACAGGTGTCTGGCAGAGTGCAATTCCCCTCGAAGAAGGCGAACAAACGCTTGCCCACCGATTTTCGGCTGCCGGGTACGATGTCGGATACGTCGGGAATTGGCACCTCGCAAGCACGTTTGACGATCCCGTACCGCCGGCCCAGCGTGGCGGGTACGAGGACTTCTGGATTGCGGCCGATGTCCCTGAATTCACCACTCAGCCATATCAGGGCCGTCTGTTTGACGCCGACGGGGATCCGGTAACATTCGACGATTATCGCGTTGATGCGTTCACCGACTTCGCCATCGAAGGGATCGAAACGCTGAGCGAGCCGTTCTTTCTCGTGATCGGGTACGTCGAACCGCACGACCAGAACGATCGGTGGACGTTCGTCGCCCCGGACGAATACGCTGACCGCCACGCGAAGCGTCCGTATGTTCCCGACGACCTTGTGGATCGTCCCGGCGAGTGGCATCAGGAACTTCCAGATTATTATGGCATCGTTGAGCGGATCGACGAACAGGTTGCGGAGTTATTAGATGCGCTCTCCGATCACGACATTCGAGATCGGACGTTGTTGGCATACACATCGGACCACGGCTGTCACTTTAGAACACGGCCCGGCGAACACAAGCGGACTCCGCACGAATCCGGAGTTCGGGTCCCGTTCATTCTCGCGGGACCGGGATTCGACAACGGTCGCAATATCCAGAGCGTCCGCAGCATGCTTGATCTCCCTCCGACAGTGCTCGACGCTGCCGGAATAGACATTCCTGACTCGATGCGCGGCGAGAGCCTCCTCCCAGTCGTGCGCGGCGACGTCCCTGACGATGACGGCGAGGCATTTATCCAGGTCAGCGAGTCCCAGGTCGGTCGTGCGCTTCGGACCGACCGCTGGAAGTACGCCGTTGCGGCACCTACAATGACCGGATGGCGTGGCGGAAACGCTGATCAGTCGAGTGAGATCTACGTTGAACGATATCTGTACGACCTTTGGACGGATCCGGGCGAGACGATCAACCTCGCTGGTCGGCCAGAGTATCGGGATGTCGCCAATGATCTCCGCGAACGGCTGCTCGACTACATTGCGGATGTCGAAGGAGAGAAACCTTCGATCAAGCAATTCGATCGCGGCTTCCCGTGA
- a CDS encoding glycerophosphodiester phosphodiesterase translates to MPRLSSINRRTVLKGTTGAALGSLITGTAAGRARNGGSSSDDSSPNLIAHRGFAGVHPENTVGAVAKAAKGGKSNDAAKRGADMIEIDVVPCGGRPYEGEDFEVVVFHDDRLASRDGGERGLTDHENTLVWETPCADVQNAEVLDSGETVPTLQEVLQAVPAHVGINIELKNPGDTGIRFAENLEGEELEARKDVWRPFTQRVLDIASQFENHILVSSFLEAALATTREYDPSIPIAFLFWDSIEVGLKITEKYDCEAIHPPYNMVKGAPFFNDAYYIEEPEFADIDLVEKAHDAGRNVNTWTVGTWYQAEQLVDAGVDGIIADYPNVFNWSVE, encoded by the coding sequence ATGCCTAGGTTATCCAGTATCAATCGTCGAACCGTACTGAAGGGCACGACCGGCGCGGCACTTGGATCGCTTATAACAGGGACAGCAGCTGGTCGCGCTCGAAACGGTGGCTCATCGTCAGATGATTCGTCACCCAACCTCATAGCCCATCGGGGCTTTGCAGGCGTACATCCCGAAAACACCGTCGGCGCAGTGGCAAAAGCCGCTAAAGGAGGCAAAAGCAACGACGCGGCCAAACGCGGCGCTGACATGATCGAAATCGATGTAGTTCCCTGTGGGGGCCGACCATACGAGGGAGAGGACTTCGAGGTGGTCGTCTTCCACGACGATCGTTTGGCCTCACGTGATGGAGGTGAGCGCGGTCTTACCGACCACGAGAATACGCTCGTGTGGGAGACTCCCTGCGCAGACGTCCAGAACGCTGAAGTTCTCGATAGTGGGGAGACAGTCCCGACGTTGCAGGAAGTATTGCAGGCGGTCCCGGCGCACGTAGGCATCAACATCGAGTTGAAGAATCCCGGCGACACCGGGATTCGATTCGCCGAAAACCTAGAGGGAGAAGAACTTGAAGCTCGAAAAGACGTCTGGCGGCCGTTCACTCAACGTGTGCTTGACATCGCGTCCCAGTTCGAGAACCACATCCTTGTGTCGTCGTTCCTAGAGGCCGCCCTGGCGACGACGCGGGAATACGATCCCTCCATTCCGATCGCATTCCTGTTCTGGGATTCGATCGAAGTCGGTCTCAAAATCACCGAGAAATACGATTGTGAGGCAATTCATCCACCGTATAATATGGTCAAAGGGGCGCCGTTCTTCAACGACGCGTACTACATCGAGGAGCCGGAATTCGCCGATATTGATCTAGTGGAGAAAGCGCACGATGCAGGGCGGAACGTGAATACGTGGACTGTGGGTACCTGGTATCAGGCTGAGCAACTCGTTGACGCTGGAGTCGACGGGATCATCGCGGATTATCCCAATGTATTTAATTGGAGTGTCGAGTAA
- a CDS encoding alpha/beta hydrolase domain-containing protein, protein MALGITTGMGSSSVAAKQYHEVPVPDVEGPITGGVRTGKPMTATVADIDKYSYTEEEYFISGTAQQLVNDSDETASYTTRVLVYRPSGPSQFNGTLAINWANVTEGNDVPFSFANKFDYAMREGYVLVIASVQKVGADALREWDPERYAAISHPGDAYSYDIFSQLIQAFRARPRPDPDPIAKLNVRNVIAMGISQSAMYLHTYINEVQEAHDIVDGFIPESIPLKWFAPGSQRRVRDDLVPVLWVNTETEVRNFGYPGTTNPREDGGLFKLWEVAGATHTNNYSMVYRDKVNARDQGADVEWNPEAMRHYGEQGGSDCPSNLFPHQYVHRAALHQMNRWLTRNKEAASAPRLERADNEPKKDKFGNAVGGLRLPVVDVPVALYESNDCMVMRGRTEQFDGETLHELYPTHDEYVRKMQSAVDAAVEGGWLVENDGKYLMEAARASSIPEPSA, encoded by the coding sequence GTGGCACTGGGCATCACAACAGGGATGGGTAGTAGTAGCGTCGCCGCGAAACAGTACCACGAGGTTCCGGTACCCGATGTCGAGGGCCCCATAACTGGCGGTGTTAGGACCGGGAAACCGATGACAGCGACTGTCGCTGATATCGACAAGTACAGCTACACCGAGGAAGAGTACTTCATCTCGGGAACGGCGCAACAACTAGTCAACGATTCGGACGAAACCGCGTCCTACACGACACGTGTGTTAGTGTATCGTCCGTCCGGCCCAAGCCAGTTCAACGGGACGCTTGCGATAAACTGGGCGAACGTCACGGAGGGCAACGACGTCCCGTTCTCCTTTGCCAATAAGTTCGACTACGCGATGCGAGAGGGGTATGTCCTAGTCATTGCCTCCGTGCAGAAAGTCGGAGCCGACGCATTGCGAGAGTGGGATCCAGAACGCTACGCTGCGATCTCACATCCTGGCGATGCATACTCCTACGACATCTTTTCACAGCTTATTCAGGCGTTTCGCGCTCGTCCGCGACCGGACCCGGATCCGATCGCCAAGCTTAATGTCAGAAACGTTATCGCCATGGGCATCTCTCAGTCCGCGATGTACTTGCACACTTATATAAATGAGGTGCAGGAAGCCCACGACATCGTTGACGGCTTCATTCCAGAATCCATTCCTTTGAAATGGTTCGCACCAGGGTCCCAACGAAGAGTTCGAGACGACCTGGTACCAGTCTTGTGGGTGAATACCGAGACAGAGGTACGGAACTTCGGCTACCCAGGGACAACCAATCCGCGCGAGGACGGCGGTCTGTTCAAGCTTTGGGAGGTTGCCGGAGCGACCCACACGAACAACTACTCCATGGTCTACCGCGACAAGGTCAACGCGCGCGACCAGGGCGCAGACGTGGAGTGGAACCCGGAAGCGATGCGCCACTACGGCGAACAGGGCGGGTCCGACTGTCCATCTAACCTCTTTCCCCATCAGTACGTCCACCGTGCAGCGTTACACCAGATGAACCGATGGCTTACGAGGAACAAGGAGGCGGCAAGCGCCCCACGCCTTGAACGCGCGGACAATGAACCGAAGAAAGATAAATTTGGAAATGCGGTCGGTGGCCTTCGCTTACCGGTCGTCGACGTCCCAGTCGCACTATACGAATCGAACGACTGCATGGTGATGCGCGGTCGAACCGAGCAGTTCGACGGCGAGACGCTGCACGAGCTATATCCGACTCATGACGAGTACGTGAGGAAGATGCAGTCCGCAGTCGACGCAGCGGTTGAGGGCGGCTGGCTCGTCGAGAACGACGGTAAGTACCTGATGGAGGCCGCTCGGGCGTCGTCGATTCCGGAGCCGAGCGCCTGA
- the melA gene encoding alpha-galactosidase, translated as MPTITFIGAGSMVFATNLIGDILSYEELSNSEIRLMDVDGHRLEQTHAVADAMIENEELDATVEATTDRRAALDGADYVLNMINVGGTEPFENEIRIPEKYGIEQAIGDTTGPGGVFRGLRTIPTMLDIARDMEDVCPDALLLNYTNPMAIVCKAVDEATDIEVVGLCHSVPHTAEAIAEYVGVPEDELDYWVAGINHMAFFLEAKHDGESVYPDLREAYHDEETYRKDTVRFEMLRHFGLFPTESSHHMSEYVPYFRTDEDTIEEMTGTDYAERMPTATYLEGWTERSEDRDSPELDVNLEEVGVERSEEYAARLIHSLETDTPRRFNLNVPNHENSITNLPSDACVEVPVFADGTGIHPCSVGELPPEIAALNQQHTAVYELAVEGTLEGDRSKIHKAVKLDPLSSAACTLEELHEMTEELIDANEAYLPPLEFPEDEQVAMPTAADD; from the coding sequence ATGCCGACAATCACGTTTATCGGTGCCGGCAGTATGGTGTTCGCCACGAACCTGATCGGGGATATTCTCTCCTACGAGGAGCTATCCAACAGCGAAATCAGGCTGATGGACGTCGACGGGCACCGACTCGAACAGACTCACGCGGTCGCGGACGCGATGATCGAAAACGAGGAGCTCGACGCTACCGTCGAGGCGACAACCGATCGGCGAGCGGCGCTCGACGGGGCAGATTACGTCCTCAACATGATCAACGTCGGCGGGACGGAGCCGTTCGAGAACGAGATCCGCATCCCCGAAAAGTACGGAATCGAGCAGGCCATCGGCGACACGACGGGACCGGGCGGCGTGTTTCGTGGCTTACGGACGATCCCGACGATGCTCGATATCGCCCGCGACATGGAAGACGTCTGTCCCGACGCCTTGCTTTTGAACTACACGAACCCGATGGCGATCGTCTGCAAGGCCGTCGACGAGGCGACCGACATCGAAGTCGTCGGACTCTGTCACTCTGTCCCACATACGGCCGAAGCGATCGCTGAGTACGTCGGCGTGCCCGAAGACGAACTCGACTACTGGGTCGCGGGCATCAACCACATGGCGTTTTTCCTCGAAGCGAAACACGACGGCGAGTCTGTTTATCCGGACCTCCGAGAAGCCTACCACGACGAGGAGACCTATCGCAAGGACACAGTCCGCTTCGAGATGCTGCGTCATTTCGGCCTCTTCCCGACCGAGTCAAGCCATCACATGAGCGAGTACGTCCCGTACTTCCGCACCGACGAGGACACTATCGAGGAGATGACCGGAACCGACTACGCCGAGCGGATGCCGACAGCGACGTATCTTGAGGGCTGGACGGAGCGGTCTGAGGATCGTGATAGTCCTGAACTCGACGTTAACCTCGAAGAAGTCGGTGTCGAACGGTCCGAAGAGTATGCGGCACGGCTCATTCACTCGCTTGAGACCGACACGCCGCGGCGGTTCAACCTCAATGTTCCCAACCACGAGAACTCGATCACGAACTTGCCGAGCGACGCATGTGTCGAGGTTCCCGTGTTCGCTGATGGGACGGGGATCCACCCGTGCTCAGTCGGCGAGCTACCACCTGAGATCGCAGCGCTCAATCAGCAGCACACGGCCGTCTACGAACTCGCCGTCGAGGGTACGCTGGAGGGTGACCGTTCGAAGATCCACAAAGCCGTCAAGCTTGATCCTCTTTCGTCGGCGGCCTGCACGCTTGAGGAACTCCACGAGATGACTGAAGAGTTGATCGATGCAAACGAGGCATATCTCCCGCCGCTTGAGTTCCCTGAAGACGAACAGGTCGCGATGCCCACAGCAGCTGACGACTGA
- a CDS encoding DUF7342 family protein, producing MAKSSGRDGPPPFDRPFEDEDTKQRVYGTVLHTREPTTAGEIADQADCSEDAARSHLSFYADLGIVTRHEGRPVRYERNDDYFEWRRVNELAQEHTVDELQTRVSELTDRIETYRDEYNANSPADVDVLEFDAAEIDDVYVDLSEWATAVEDRRLHERARRKVSSSTAPSHS from the coding sequence ATGGCTAAGAGCTCCGGTCGCGACGGACCACCTCCATTCGATCGACCGTTCGAAGACGAGGATACGAAACAGCGGGTCTATGGGACGGTACTTCATACTCGGGAGCCAACGACGGCTGGGGAGATTGCAGATCAAGCAGACTGCTCAGAGGATGCAGCGCGATCTCATCTGTCCTTTTACGCTGATCTGGGAATCGTCACCCGCCACGAGGGACGCCCGGTCAGGTACGAGCGCAACGACGACTACTTCGAATGGCGACGGGTAAACGAACTTGCTCAAGAACATACCGTCGACGAGTTGCAGACCCGCGTGTCAGAGCTCACGGACCGGATTGAAACGTACCGTGACGAATACAATGCGAACTCACCTGCTGACGTCGACGTACTAGAATTCGATGCGGCCGAAATTGATGATGTGTACGTGGATCTCAGTGAATGGGCGACAGCTGTAGAGGATCGGCGTCTTCACGAGCGCGCCCGAAGGAAGGTATCCAGCTCTACAGCACCATCACACAGCTGA
- a CDS encoding glycoside hydrolase family 27 protein codes for MFATDDTNIAATPPMGWNSWNAFSCDVTEEDIRTAADQLVETGLRDAGYEYLVVDDCWMADEVDDEGRLQPHPDDFPSGIESLTEYVHERGLKFGIYSSAGTRTCQGLPASLGRERLHARQFADWGVDYLKYDNCGDHESNDAIARYSAMGNALADVDRDIVYSICEWGQNEPWRWGRNAGGHLWRATHDIVAKWTTDEQEFGLGIVDIIDQMDERGMAPCHGPGGWNDPDMLQIGNGPDSGQSQLEDVDVDRALTPAEERTHFSFWCLFGAPLMAGNDLTAMDDWTRELLTNEDAIAINQDPLGIQGTRDGVLGETEVWSKRLAGEECAVILFNRGDSTTDIQTTVETIDMPVDAATYTVRDVWNDEIRETDGRLHATVDSHDVAMFRVIPE; via the coding sequence ATGTTCGCGACGGACGACACGAACATAGCCGCGACACCACCGATGGGCTGGAACTCCTGGAACGCGTTTAGCTGTGACGTGACCGAGGAGGACATCCGCACTGCGGCGGACCAGCTCGTCGAGACCGGGCTCCGGGACGCCGGCTACGAGTATCTCGTGGTCGACGACTGCTGGATGGCCGACGAGGTAGACGACGAGGGTCGACTCCAGCCCCACCCGGACGATTTCCCGAGCGGTATCGAATCGCTGACCGAATACGTCCACGAGAGAGGGCTCAAGTTCGGGATCTATTCGTCGGCAGGCACGCGAACCTGCCAGGGGCTCCCGGCGAGTCTCGGACGCGAACGGCTGCATGCCCGGCAGTTCGCCGACTGGGGCGTCGACTACCTGAAGTACGACAACTGCGGCGATCACGAGAGCAACGATGCGATCGCGCGCTACAGCGCGATGGGGAACGCGCTCGCAGACGTCGACCGCGACATCGTCTACAGCATCTGCGAGTGGGGACAAAACGAGCCGTGGCGCTGGGGTCGCAACGCCGGCGGCCATCTCTGGCGAGCGACCCACGACATCGTCGCGAAGTGGACGACCGACGAGCAGGAATTCGGACTCGGGATCGTCGACATCATCGATCAGATGGACGAGCGCGGGATGGCTCCCTGCCACGGTCCCGGCGGATGGAACGACCCTGACATGCTCCAGATAGGGAACGGACCGGACTCCGGCCAGTCACAGCTCGAAGATGTCGACGTCGACCGTGCGCTGACGCCCGCCGAGGAGCGAACGCACTTCAGTTTCTGGTGTCTGTTCGGCGCGCCGCTGATGGCCGGCAACGACCTCACGGCGATGGACGACTGGACCCGCGAACTACTGACTAATGAAGACGCCATTGCGATCAATCAGGACCCGCTGGGGATCCAGGGAACCCGCGACGGCGTCCTCGGGGAGACGGAAGTCTGGAGCAAACGACTGGCCGGTGAGGAGTGTGCAGTGATTCTGTTCAACCGCGGCGACTCGACCACGGATATCCAGACGACTGTCGAGACGATCGACATGCCGGTCGATGCAGCGACCTACACCGTGCGAGACGTCTGGAACGACGAAATCCGGGAAACTGACGGTCGATTGCACGCGACGGTCGATTCTCACGATGTCGCGATGTTCCGAGTTATCCCCGAATAA
- a CDS encoding IclR family transcriptional regulator produces the protein MDTPNIPEASTFDRQTAKTTVTTFRIVEALKRQPWTRVSDLADELDLAKGTVHKHLSTLQKVNYVVQEGEQYRLSLRFMGLGTTARSNLEIYQVAYRPVEKLAEATGEVASIMIAENGYGVYVLRVSAEGRPDIDIREGDSVPLTATAGGKAILANMSTEERDHIIDRNGLPELTENTITDTAELRDELRRVRNRRRAIDRGEYHPDQRCVAAPITNLEGNPLGAVIVSGPSDRMNEKVNTADFTSLVGSTADSIQSHLYH, from the coding sequence ATGGACACCCCGAACATCCCGGAGGCGTCGACCTTCGACCGGCAGACTGCGAAGACGACCGTGACGACATTCCGGATTGTTGAGGCACTCAAACGACAGCCGTGGACCCGTGTGAGTGACCTCGCCGACGAGCTCGACTTGGCGAAAGGGACTGTTCACAAGCACCTTTCGACGCTACAGAAAGTGAACTACGTCGTCCAGGAAGGCGAGCAGTATCGGCTAAGCCTCCGATTTATGGGGCTCGGAACGACTGCCCGATCGAATCTGGAAATTTATCAGGTTGCATATCGCCCGGTTGAGAAACTTGCCGAAGCGACGGGGGAAGTCGCGAGTATAATGATAGCCGAAAACGGATATGGCGTATACGTCCTCAGAGTGAGTGCCGAGGGGCGTCCCGACATCGATATCCGGGAGGGTGATAGTGTCCCGCTAACGGCAACTGCTGGCGGCAAGGCCATCCTCGCAAACATGTCTACAGAGGAACGTGACCACATTATCGATCGCAATGGGTTGCCCGAATTGACAGAGAACACAATCACCGATACGGCAGAACTCCGCGATGAACTCCGGCGCGTTCGAAACAGACGCCGGGCGATTGACCGGGGTGAATACCACCCTGATCAGCGGTGTGTCGCTGCACCGATCACGAATCTAGAGGGTAATCCATTGGGTGCTGTCATTGTGTCAGGTCCATCAGACCGAATGAACGAGAAGGTCAATACCGCCGACTTCACAAGTCTCGTCGGAAGCACCGCTGATTCGATCCAGAGTCATCTGTACCACTAG